A window of Rhodothermales bacterium genomic DNA:
CGGGAGCACACTGAAGACCGTTCCCCGAGCCAGATCGGCGTGCCGAGAACCAGAATATCGGATTCGCGGACAATGTCGAAGAGGGAAGGCCAGTCGTCTTGGTCGGCCCCGTGCTCGCGCATGTCCGGTTGGACGCCCGGTGCAAGAACGTGGTCCACGGCCCGGATCCGCCGCACATTCACCCCTTGTTTCTCCATGATGCCCGCCGAAACGTCAATCAGCAGATCGGTATGCGACGGTTCGGGGGAGCGCTTGAGCGTGGTGTTGATGAATACGGCAGTGAGGTTGGAATAATCGGCCATGGTCACTTTTTCCTGCTTTTCCTCTTGGTGTCTGGACCCGACTTATCGTTTCACATGCTGTTCCACGCGTTGGAGCGCATCCCGGATATCCGACAGAAGGGCGATCACGGACGGATCGGACGACACAAGCGTTTCACCGGCCGACGCCAACGATCGTGCGTGCGAGGAGGGTACATCTCCCGCCAGCTTGTCCCGCTGCGCGATCACGGCTTCCTGGAAGGCATGCACATCCCGGATGCCGACCAACTTGGCATCGGCCTGTCCCTGTGGGCCACTGCTGCCCGCCGTCTCGATCTGCAGGCTTGTAATGCCCAGCCAGCGCTGGAACGGACCGTGGTGCAGGCTCATGTCCTGGATCTTGTCCAGCATGATGGTCTTGTCCTTCCGGAACACCACGCCACGGGAAATGCGCAGCCGCCGCTCGGTCAGTTCGCACCGGATGGAGTCGAAATAGCGCCCGGCCCACCACCACCCGGCGAACAGCCATATGGGCAGGATGGCAATGCCGATTACGCTGATGAACAGGATACCCAGGCTGCTCAGGAACAGATACAGCTTGAGTTTGGTGTCGAACGTGGCTTTCGCCAGCACGGGTTCAGACATGATGCACTCCGGATGGGTTTTCGCCGAAGATACGCGTCAGAGCGTGTACCGGACCTGCACAAAGCCGTTATCGGATGCGTCGCAGCCCGTCAAGGTGAGTTGCGCTTCTGGAATTCCCGAAGCAAACAGCGGAATACCGTCCCCCAGTACCACCGGAATGACGGTGATGGTGATGTCGTCAATCAGTCCGGCAGAGAAGAACCGCTGGATGGTCACACCGCCGTCAATGTACAGGTGCTGCTTTCCTTCGGCCGCCAGGGCATTCACGACCGTGGTCGGTTCGCCGGCCATGACGCGAACGTGGTCCGTCAAGTGCCGGGGGATGGACACGGCGCTGTCCGAAAGGACAACCAGAGGGGTACCGGCGTACGGCCAGGGTTCGAACGTGAGGACCTTTTCGAAGGTGTTGCGGCCCATGACGATCGTGTCGATGGTTCGGATGAAATCAGTGTACTGCACGCCTTTCATGGGCGACGCAGAATATTCGGGGCGGTGCAACCAGGAAATGTCACCGTCGGAACGGGCGATGTAGCCGTCCAGGCTGGTGGCGATGTAAACGGAACAGGTCATGACTGCCAGATCATGTCGGTGGGGGATTCGTGCGCGAGATGGAATCCGAGCCGCCGCGCCACGGCCACGCTCGGGGCGTTGGCCGGATCGCATCGGATTTCAAGGGTCGTGAGGCCGGGCCAGGGTGTCGCCACACCCGGAATGGCGCGGATGGCCTCTGTAGCATATCCCTTGCCCGTGGCATCGTTCCGCAGCCAGTAGCCGATTTCCAATCGGTCCGCTTCAGAAATCCGGGTTCGGTGGTCCCGAGTCCGGGGGAACAGGCTGATTTCGCCGAGCGGCAATAGTGGGCCCTCTGCCTCGAATATCGCCCATCGGAATGCCTGCCCGGCGGCGAAATCCGCACGCCAGTCCGCAATCCGGGCTTCCAGTTCGGGGATCGTGCCCGGCCTGGAGACCCGTGCCGGGATCCATCCTGTCAGATGCTCCTGGTTCACGGCCAGGACACGGGCGAGCCCTTCGGCATGATGCGTGTCCCACGGACATAATAGAAGCCGGGAGGTCTCCACGAAGGTATTGAACGCCGGGCGCTCCATGTAGGTCAGATCGGGAAACACGGGCTCGTCGTGCGGCCGGGATTGCTCCACAAAGCCAAGGGCGGAATACAGCCGGATTGCGGCTTCGTTGGCCGGATCCACATTCAGGCTTATGCCGGACGCGCCCTGCTCCACGGCATGATCCATGAGCGCCATCACCAGCCGTCTCCCGAATCCCTGTCCGCGCAGGTCGGGCGCTACAATGAGCCGGCCGAGGTGGAAGCGATGCCTCTCCTTGCGGACCAATTGTCCGAATGCAACGAGATCACCTCCGTCCGTGTCACGGTGGCCGGTCGTGTTGTTTTCACGCCTTGCGCAAAATGCCAAGGATGTGTACCGGTCAAAACCGATTTCTTCGGACAACTCCGCCAGGGTGAAGGGCCAGGAAATACGCGGGCCCGCCCAGCGTCGGCAATCGTCTTCGGATCCAATCCAGCCGGCAACGGTGGCGAGATCGGCGTGCGTGGCGGGACGCATCAGGCAGCCTCTTCCACAATCGCGGCGCCCAGACGAAGCACGCCGTCCATCAGTGCATCGGCATCGGCGAGCGTGGTCCGGTGGCCAACGAACGCTGCACGGATGGCGTTCCGACCGCCAATCCGGGTGCTGGACGGGACGGCAATGCCCTTTTCCTGCAATTGAAGAAGGATTTCCCGGTTGAGTTCGTCCAGAGCGTTGTCAGAAAGTGCTCGGTCCGAAGGCCGGTAGCGGAAGCATACGATGTTGAGGGGGGCCGGGGCGAGGCGTTCCAGATCGGCATGTGCGTCCACCCGGCCCGCCACATGCTGTGCTTGTTCAACGTTGCGCTCCACGGCCTCCACGAACCGGTCCATTCCGTAGGCCTTCAGCGACATCCACACCTTGAGCGCCTTGAACCCGCGGGTCAAATCCACGCCCCGGTCGGCAAAGGGCAGTCCGCCAGCCATGACGCCGCGCTCGTACGGGGTGAGATACGCTGCAGGCGCCGCAAACGCCTGTCGATGCGCCGCGGCATCCCGCACCAGTACGCACGCGCAATCAAACGGCATGGAGCCCCATTTGTGGACATCGAAGGCCAGGGAATCGGCCCGCTCCATTCCGGCAACCTGGGGTCGCAGGGCCTCGGACGTCCAGGCCCAGGCGCCGAACGCCCCGTCCACGTGGAACCACAGGTCCTCCTCGGCCGCCAGGTCGGCAAGCGCCACCAGATCGTCCGATGCCCCGGTATTCACGGTCCCGGCCGTTCCCATGATGCAGAACGGCACCCGTCCGGCGGCGCGGTCCTCCTGGATGGCGGTGCGCATGGCGGCCACGTCCACGCGGAATTCCGCGTCGGACGGAATCCGGCGGAACGCCCGATCGCCGAGCCCGAGCAACTCCATGGCCTTGCGTGCCCAGCCGTGCGTCTCATCGCTGCCGTAGACCATCAATTCCGGTCCGGCGCGAAGGCCGTCCGCGCGCGCATCGAAAGGCGCCTTTGTGCGAAGGGCCGTGGCCAGCGCGAGCGTGTTGGCCATGGATCCGCCCGTGACCAGCAGGCCGCTCGCATCGTCCGGAAAACCCATGGCCTCGGCGAGCCACCGGATGACTTCCATTTCCACCAGCTTGGGGGCGTGGTTGAAGCCCGCCAGATGGGCATTGAGGGCCGACGCCAGCATGTCGCAGAGGGCGGCGAAGGCCGTCCCGTTGCCCTGCACCCAGCCGAAGAACCGGGGGTGCAGATTCCCGCTCGGATAGGGACGGACCCGCTCCAGGAACGCACTGTACGCGGCCTCCTCGCCTTCGCCGGTGCGCGGAAGGGGCGCCTGGAACGAGGCGGCCACCTCGTCCGGCATGGCCTGCCACGCGGGCGTGTCGGACAGCCCCTGCAGATGGTCGAGCGTTTGGTCCACCATCCGGTGGGCAAGACGGCGGAAATCGTCCCAGTTCGCAGGATCAAGGCTCATTTTGGACCGGTGTTTGGCGTGCGGCGTGCAGGGGCGGCTGAATTTTGTATGCGAACGCTGCGCGGCGGGTGTGTTCCAGTCGCGGGCGTGCTAACCTGTGGCATGAACATCCTCACTGTAGACGAACTCCGCAAGAGCTTCGGCGTGAAGCCGCTCCTGGAAGGGGTCACTTTTGGCCTGGCGGACGATGAGAAAATGGGCCTCATCGGCGCCAACGGCTCCGGCAAGACCACGCTCATGCGCATTATTGGCGGTCTTGAACCGGCCGATGCGGGACGCATAATCATCCCGAAAACCGCCCGTGTGGCCTATTTGCCCCAGGATCCCGAGTTCGATCCCACCATGTCGGTCCTCGATGCGGTGTTCGACCAGGGCGACCCGACGCTCCGGTTGCTGCACGATTATGAAGAAGTATCCCGGAAGCTCTCGGCCGGTGAGGATCCGGACGGGAAGATCCTGGCGCGGATGAGCGAGCTGAGCCACCGGTTGGACGTGACGGGCGCGTGGGATCGGGAGGCCGAGGCGCATGCCATTCTGGACCGGCTGGGTATTGAGGATACCGACGCCAAGGTCGGGACCCTGTCCGGCGGGCAGCGGAAGCGGGTGGCACTGGCGCGGGCGCTGCTCATCCAACCCGAGCTGTTGCTGCTTGACGAGCCCACGAACCACCTGGACACGGAGACCATTGCGTGGCTGGAAGCGTATCTGGCACGATTCCCGGGGGCGCTGCTGCTCGTGACGCATGACCGGTACTTCCTGGACCGGGTCACGAACCGGATGCTGGAAGTGCATCCGGGTGGGGTATCGAAGTACGTTGGCAATTACTCCCGGTATCTGGAACTGAAGGAGGAGCAGGAACGGCTGGAGTCGGCCACCGAGCAGACGCGGCGCAACCTGGCGCGACGGGAACTGGAGTGGCTCCGGCGGGGCCCGAAGGCCCGGACGTCGAAGGCCAAGTACCGCGTGGAGCGGGCCCAGGCGTTGCAGGAAGACGGCAAGACGGGCCCCGATGCCTCTTTGGAATTATCGGCCGCTGTGTCACGTCTGGGCAAGAAGGTCATTGAGCTGCACGACGTCCGGAAGGCGTGGGACGGGCAGGTGGTTGTGGACGGCTATTCGCGCCTGTTCACGAAGGATGACCGGATTGGCATCATCGGACCGAACGGTGCGGGCAAGACGACGCTGCTGGAAATGATTGCCGGTCGCCTGGAGCCTGACTCCGGAACGGTGGAGGTCGGATCCACCGTCGTGGTCGGGTACTTCGATCAGGAAGTCCGCACGTTGAACCCGGCGCTGCGCGTCATAGAGACGGTGACCGAGGTGGCGGACCACGTCAAGACGGCCGATGGCCAGGTGATTTCCGCCAGCCAGATGCTCGAGCGGTTCCTGTTTGCACCGGCCGTGCAGTACACGCCGGTGGCGAAGTTGTCGGGTGGGGAGCGGCGCCGATTGCACCTGCTGCTGGTGCTCATGGCGGCCCCGAACGTGCTCCTCCTCGACGAACCGACCAACGACCTGGACATTCCGACACTGGCCGCACTGGAAGAGTATCTGGATTCCTTTGCGGGTGTGGTACTCGCGGTATCGCATGACCGCTGGTTCCTGGACCGCACGGTCGACACCATCCTGCACTTCGAGGGAGACGGGCATATCAAGGAATACCCCGGCAACTATTCGGCGTGGTTGGAGCGGGTGGGCGAAGAGGAGGCAGAGGCCGCGTCTGCCGCTGCGTCTGCGTCTGCCGCCCCTGCGGCGCCGAAGTCGGCCGCCCAGCCCACGCCACAGTCGAAAAAGGCTGGTTCAGACGCGAAGGCGACCCCACCGAAGCCAACCCAGCCGATGACGAAGCTCTCCTTTAAGGAGCGCAAGGAAATGGGCGAGCTGGAGGAGCGGATTGCCGCCGCGGAGGCCCGTATGGCCGTAATCGACGCAGAAATTGCGGAGAATGCGTCGGATTTCGAGCGGGTAGCGGCCTTGACGGAGGAATTGGGCGCGATTACGACCCGCCTGGAGAAGGATGTGGAGCGATGGGGCGAACTCGCGGAGCGGGATCAGTCGGCGTGACCCGAGTCATAAGGTTCTGAGGGTTGGGACGTTGATTGTGCCCGCAGGCCCCACAGGGACAGCCCCGCGGCAGCGAACGAGAGGACAGCGGTAATCCCGAGCAGGGTGGCAACGAGTGCCTCTGCCGCCGGGGATGCCGAGGCGCCGGCCGACGCAACCGGGGTCATATTGCCGGCACCCAGCAGTGCCCCGGCCATGCATCCGGCCCAGTTGGCCCAGCTGGAACCGATCCAGGACCATTCCAGAACAGACCGGTTGCGCGCGGAAAGGCGGAAGCGGGGCCATATGATTCCCACCCCCAACAGCAATGCGGCACTCAGGATGCCGATGGTATGCGCCGACAGCCCGAGTCGCGGAATGGGCATGGCAGGAACGAACAGTCCCCCGACGAGGGCGACCAGGAACAGGGCGAAGGCGTGTCGCAGCAGTCGATCATTCATGGAAAGAATGTACGGATGCTCCAGCGTATCTTTCATGTTCTGTACTCCGTCCATTTTTCGGCCCCAAGACTCGCATGCACACCATCTCCTATTCGCCGCTGACGCTGCCCCGGACCCTTGTCCGTTTGTCTCGATTGGCCTTTACTCAGGCTGAAGGTACCCGTCAGGCAGGCGTTCTTGCCGTGGTATTGGTTCTGTCTCTGGCCATGTGTATGTCTGTCGTGAATCCTGCACATGCCCAGCAACAGGTCGCCAAGTCGGGCGCGGCCGAGGGGGTCGCGGACGGGAAGCAGATGGCAACACAGGAGGCCAATCAATTCGGGTGGGCCCTGGCGGTGGACGGTGAATGGGCGTTCGTCGGTGAACCCCAGTCGCGATTCTTTCAGTCGAACGCGGTCATGGTGTTCCGTCACGACGGCAGCGCGTGGGCGCCGGTCGATACGCTCACCGGTCCGAACCGAGGCGCGCGCTTCGGTGCCGCATTGGCGTTGTCCGGCGGGTCGCTGTACGTCGGTGCGCCCGACGACGACGGAACGGGCGGCGTCCATGTCTACACGTTGGAAGGGGACACCTGGACGTGGTCTTCGGTGGTGCGTCCTGACCCGTCGGTCCCGGGAGCCGGCTTCGGCACGGCCCTGGATGTGGACGGAGACCTGCTGCTCGCCGGCGCCCCCTACGAGAACGGCAACAACGGTGCCATCTACACCTTTTCGCGCCAGGCCGGCAGTGGATCCGGATCGACCTGGGAGCAACAGGCCCGGTTGGAAGGCACGCTGTCCGGTGAGGCCCTCTTCGGATTTTCGGTCACCTTGGCCGGGGAAGGGGCCGTGGTCGGTGCCCAGTACAGCGCGGGGCGCGCGGGTGTGGCCTACTACTTCAAGCGGGATGCATCCACCGGCTCCTGGACGCTCGAGCAGGAATTCACGGGATCCGGCGTCGTGAGCGGCGGTCGGTTCGGCCGATCCGTATCGGGCGGTCCGACGGCGCTCGCCGTCGGTGCTCCGGCATTCGAGGGCGGACGCGGGCGCATCTTCACGTACTCCTACAAACCGAGCATCTCGCGGTGGGTTGAATCCCAGGGACTTTCCATGTCCGGCGGATCGTCCACAGGCTACTTCGGGTGGCACGTCGCCCTGCACGGAGATCGCTTGATGGCCGGAAGTTTCTCGAATGGACGGACCCAGGTATACCGCGTGGACGCCGAGGTCTGGAGTCTGGAGCAGGACATGGCCGTGCCGGTCCAGACGTCCAACGTCCAGTTCGGTTACGTCACGGCCCTGTCCGCGGACGCGGCGCTGGTCAGTGGTGGCAATGCGGAAACCGTGTATTTCTATGACCGGAGTACGCCGCAGTCCGGACTCGCGTTTTCGGGCAGCTGGGGCATTGAGTCGGACCTGCCATCGGCCATTACGGGAGGCGCTGCGTGCCAGGACGGTACGGCTGCAGGATTTCCTTGCGAAGGGGTGGATCTGTTGTCCTTCCTGCCCATCGAACAAATCGGTGGAGCGGCAGGGACCCGCCTGAATGACATCTGGGGATGGACGGATCCGGCCACCGGTACGGACTATGCGCTCGTTGGTCGTACCGACGGAACGGCGTTCGTCGATCTGGCCGATCCACGTGAGCCCCGCTATGTAGGCACGCTGCAGACGCGCACGAACGCATCCACCTGGCGCGACATCAAAGTGATCAACGATCATGCCGTCATCGTGGCAGACAATGCGGGCAGTCACGGCATGCAGGTGTTTGATCTGGCCAACCTGCGGAATGCCACCGGCGCCCCGGTCAACTTCCAGCCGACCACCGTCTATACGGCGTTCGGTTCGGCCCACAATGTGGCCGTGAACGAGGCATCGGGCCACGCGATTGCCGTGGGCATTTCGGGTGCCCAGAGTGTGCCGGCGGGGGCGGTCTGCGGCCCCGGCCCGCATCTCATCGACATGTCCAATCCGGCGTCACCCGTTTTTGCCGGCTGCTACCTTCCGGGTCACGGCCGCAGCTACTCGCACGACGTGCAGTGTGTCCGGTACAACGGACCGGACACCGCCCACGCCGGCAAGGACATCTGCGTGGGCTCGGATGAGGTCGGCATTTCCGTCACCGATGTGTCCAATACGACGGTGGGCAAGGAGCTCAGTCGCCTGGCCTATCCGGCGGTCGCCTACGCCCACCAGGGCTGGTTGACCGAAGACCACCGCTATTTCTTCCTGGGCGACGAACTGGATGAGTCCCGGGGACTGGCCTCCAACACGCGGACACTGCTGTTCGACCTGGAGGACCTGGACGAGCCCGTG
This region includes:
- a CDS encoding ABC-F family ATP-binding cassette domain-containing protein, which gives rise to MNILTVDELRKSFGVKPLLEGVTFGLADDEKMGLIGANGSGKTTLMRIIGGLEPADAGRIIIPKTARVAYLPQDPEFDPTMSVLDAVFDQGDPTLRLLHDYEEVSRKLSAGEDPDGKILARMSELSHRLDVTGAWDREAEAHAILDRLGIEDTDAKVGTLSGGQRKRVALARALLIQPELLLLDEPTNHLDTETIAWLEAYLARFPGALLLVTHDRYFLDRVTNRMLEVHPGGVSKYVGNYSRYLELKEEQERLESATEQTRRNLARRELEWLRRGPKARTSKAKYRVERAQALQEDGKTGPDASLELSAAVSRLGKKVIELHDVRKAWDGQVVVDGYSRLFTKDDRIGIIGPNGAGKTTLLEMIAGRLEPDSGTVEVGSTVVVGYFDQEVRTLNPALRVIETVTEVADHVKTADGQVISASQMLERFLFAPAVQYTPVAKLSGGERRRLHLLLVLMAAPNVLLLDEPTNDLDIPTLAALEEYLDSFAGVVLAVSHDRWFLDRTVDTILHFEGDGHIKEYPGNYSAWLERVGEEEAEAASAAASASAAPAAPKSAAQPTPQSKKAGSDAKATPPKPTQPMTKLSFKERKEMGELEERIAAAEARMAVIDAEIAENASDFERVAALTEELGAITTRLEKDVERWGELAERDQSA
- a CDS encoding GNAT family N-acetyltransferase, with product MRPATHADLATVAGWIGSEDDCRRWAGPRISWPFTLAELSEEIGFDRYTSLAFCARRENNTTGHRDTDGGDLVAFGQLVRKERHRFHLGRLIVAPDLRGQGFGRRLVMALMDHAVEQGASGISLNVDPANEAAIRLYSALGFVEQSRPHDEPVFPDLTYMERPAFNTFVETSRLLLCPWDTHHAEGLARVLAVNQEHLTGWIPARVSRPGTIPELEARIADWRADFAAGQAFRWAIFEAEGPLLPLGEISLFPRTRDHRTRISEADRLEIGYWLRNDATGKGYATEAIRAIPGVATPWPGLTTLEIRCDPANAPSVAVARRLGFHLAHESPTDMIWQS
- a CDS encoding choice-of-anchor B family protein: MHTISYSPLTLPRTLVRLSRLAFTQAEGTRQAGVLAVVLVLSLAMCMSVVNPAHAQQQVAKSGAAEGVADGKQMATQEANQFGWALAVDGEWAFVGEPQSRFFQSNAVMVFRHDGSAWAPVDTLTGPNRGARFGAALALSGGSLYVGAPDDDGTGGVHVYTLEGDTWTWSSVVRPDPSVPGAGFGTALDVDGDLLLAGAPYENGNNGAIYTFSRQAGSGSGSTWEQQARLEGTLSGEALFGFSVTLAGEGAVVGAQYSAGRAGVAYYFKRDASTGSWTLEQEFTGSGVVSGGRFGRSVSGGPTALAVGAPAFEGGRGRIFTYSYKPSISRWVESQGLSMSGGSSTGYFGWHVALHGDRLMAGSFSNGRTQVYRVDAEVWSLEQDMAVPVQTSNVQFGYVTALSADAALVSGGNAETVYFYDRSTPQSGLAFSGSWGIESDLPSAITGGAACQDGTAAGFPCEGVDLLSFLPIEQIGGAAGTRLNDIWGWTDPATGTDYALVGRTDGTAFVDLADPREPRYVGTLQTRTNASTWRDIKVINDHAVIVADNAGSHGMQVFDLANLRNATGAPVNFQPTTVYTAFGSAHNVAVNEASGHAIAVGISGAQSVPAGAVCGPGPHLIDMSNPASPVFAGCYLPGHGRSYSHDVQCVRYNGPDTAHAGKDICVGSDEVGISVTDVSNTTVGKELSRLAYPAVAYAHQGWLTEDHRYFFLGDELDESRGLASNTRTLLFDLEDLDEPVLVGEILGASASIDHNMYTHGGLLYQANYASGLVILDLNATSTLSPQSISQVASFDVYPGDDGTAFVGAWSVYPYFDSGVVLVSGIESGLYVLKLSSNTSTAVAPRPDTRPIRPGDVRLQVYPNPSQDGVTVSFETNGTGPVRVDLYDGLGRRVRHIHDGVGGTNGPTTVRILTDGLPGGIYFVRALSAGKVVSTPLVVAR
- a CDS encoding PH domain-containing protein produces the protein MSEPVLAKATFDTKLKLYLFLSSLGILFISVIGIAILPIWLFAGWWWAGRYFDSIRCELTERRLRISRGVVFRKDKTIMLDKIQDMSLHHGPFQRWLGITSLQIETAGSSGPQGQADAKLVGIRDVHAFQEAVIAQRDKLAGDVPSSHARSLASAGETLVSSDPSVIALLSDIRDALQRVEQHVKR
- a CDS encoding dihydrofolate reductase family protein, whose amino-acid sequence is MTCSVYIATSLDGYIARSDGDISWLHRPEYSASPMKGVQYTDFIRTIDTIVMGRNTFEKVLTFEPWPYAGTPLVVLSDSAVSIPRHLTDHVRVMAGEPTTVVNALAAEGKQHLYIDGGVTIQRFFSAGLIDDITITVIPVVLGDGIPLFASGIPEAQLTLTGCDASDNGFVQVRYTL
- a CDS encoding pyridoxal-dependent decarboxylase, producing MSLDPANWDDFRRLAHRMVDQTLDHLQGLSDTPAWQAMPDEVAASFQAPLPRTGEGEEAAYSAFLERVRPYPSGNLHPRFFGWVQGNGTAFAALCDMLASALNAHLAGFNHAPKLVEMEVIRWLAEAMGFPDDASGLLVTGGSMANTLALATALRTKAPFDARADGLRAGPELMVYGSDETHGWARKAMELLGLGDRAFRRIPSDAEFRVDVAAMRTAIQEDRAAGRVPFCIMGTAGTVNTGASDDLVALADLAAEEDLWFHVDGAFGAWAWTSEALRPQVAGMERADSLAFDVHKWGSMPFDCACVLVRDAAAHRQAFAAPAAYLTPYERGVMAGGLPFADRGVDLTRGFKALKVWMSLKAYGMDRFVEAVERNVEQAQHVAGRVDAHADLERLAPAPLNIVCFRYRPSDRALSDNALDELNREILLQLQEKGIAVPSSTRIGGRNAIRAAFVGHRTTLADADALMDGVLRLGAAIVEEAA